The following are encoded together in the Streptomyces rapamycinicus NRRL 5491 genome:
- a CDS encoding DUF485 domain-containing protein gives MDTAPANDRPDDPRQLDRSAYAEVQASAEFGELRGAHRSFAFPLTIAFVSWYLLYVLLSNYADGFMGTKVVGHINVALVFGLAQFLTTFLIAWWYSRHAAAKLDPRAQAIKSRLEERS, from the coding sequence GTGGATACCGCACCGGCCAACGATCGCCCCGACGATCCGCGGCAACTTGACCGTTCTGCCTACGCCGAGGTGCAAGCGAGCGCGGAGTTCGGCGAACTGCGCGGTGCCCACCGCTCGTTCGCCTTCCCGCTCACCATCGCGTTCGTCAGCTGGTACCTGCTCTACGTCCTGCTGTCCAACTACGCGGACGGCTTCATGGGCACCAAGGTCGTGGGCCACATCAACGTGGCCCTGGTGTTCGGGCTGGCCCAGTTCCTGACCACCTTCCTCATCGCCTGGTGGTACTCCCGGCACGCCGCCGCCAAGCTGGACCCCCGCGCCCAGGCCATCAAGTCCCGTCTGGAGGAGCGCTCATGA
- a CDS encoding solute symporter family protein: protein MSPHLLAAESAPDNRPLIVTLFAVFVVATLVITVWAGRQTKDATDFYAGGRQFTGFQNGLAISGDYMSAASFLGIAGAIALSGYDGFLYSIGFLVAWLVALLLVAEPLRNSGRYTMGDVLAYRMRQRPVRTAAGVSTIVVSIFYLLAQMAGAGVLVSLLLGITSEAGKILIVVLVGVVMMLYVTIGGMKGTTWVQMVKAVLLIAGTVLITFLVLLKFNFNISDLLGEAAKNSGIGESFLEPGLKYGVNATTKLDFISLGIALVLGTAGLPHILIRFYTVPTARAARNSVNWAIGIIGLFYLMTIALGFGAAALLKHDDIIASNKSGNTAAPLLAEEIGGGPDSTGGAILLAVISAVAFATILAVVAGLTLASSSSFAHDLYANVIRKGKATQKEEISAARWATVGIGTVAVVLGVFARDLNVAGLVALAFAVAASANLPTILYSLFWKRFTTQGALWSIYGGLISSVFLVLFSPVVSGKETSMFPDVDFHWFPLENPGLISIPLGFLLGWLGTVVSKEQPDKEKYAELEVRSLTGHGAH, encoded by the coding sequence ATGAGCCCCCATCTGCTCGCGGCCGAGAGCGCCCCGGACAACCGGCCGCTGATCGTCACGCTCTTCGCGGTCTTCGTCGTGGCGACCCTGGTCATCACCGTCTGGGCGGGCCGGCAGACCAAGGACGCCACCGACTTCTACGCCGGTGGCCGTCAGTTCACCGGCTTCCAGAACGGCCTGGCGATCTCCGGCGACTACATGTCCGCCGCGTCCTTCCTCGGCATCGCCGGGGCCATCGCGCTCTCCGGCTACGACGGCTTCCTGTACTCGATCGGCTTCCTCGTCGCCTGGCTGGTGGCCCTGCTGCTGGTCGCCGAGCCGCTGCGGAACTCCGGCCGCTACACGATGGGCGACGTGCTCGCCTACCGGATGCGCCAGCGCCCGGTGCGCACCGCCGCGGGCGTCTCCACCATCGTCGTCTCGATCTTCTACCTGCTGGCTCAGATGGCGGGTGCCGGGGTGCTGGTCTCCCTGTTGCTGGGCATCACCAGCGAGGCCGGGAAGATCCTCATCGTCGTCCTCGTCGGCGTCGTGATGATGCTCTACGTCACCATCGGCGGCATGAAGGGCACCACCTGGGTGCAGATGGTCAAGGCCGTGCTGCTGATCGCGGGCACGGTGCTGATCACCTTCCTGGTGCTGCTGAAGTTCAACTTCAACATCTCCGACCTGCTGGGCGAGGCCGCCAAGAACAGCGGCATCGGAGAGTCGTTCCTGGAGCCGGGGCTGAAGTACGGGGTCAACGCCACCACCAAGCTGGACTTCATCTCGCTCGGTATCGCCCTGGTCCTGGGCACCGCGGGGCTGCCCCACATCCTCATCCGTTTCTACACCGTGCCCACCGCGCGGGCCGCCCGCAACTCGGTCAACTGGGCCATCGGCATCATCGGCCTCTTCTACCTGATGACCATCGCGCTGGGCTTCGGCGCCGCCGCGCTGCTCAAGCACGACGACATCATCGCCTCCAACAAGTCGGGCAATACCGCGGCCCCACTGCTCGCCGAGGAGATCGGCGGCGGACCCGACTCCACCGGCGGCGCCATCCTGCTCGCGGTGATCTCCGCGGTGGCGTTCGCGACGATCCTCGCCGTGGTCGCCGGGCTCACCCTCGCCTCCTCGTCGTCCTTCGCCCACGACCTGTACGCCAACGTCATCCGCAAGGGCAAGGCGACCCAGAAGGAGGAGATCTCCGCCGCGCGCTGGGCCACCGTCGGCATCGGCACCGTCGCCGTCGTCCTCGGCGTCTTCGCACGAGATCTCAACGTCGCCGGACTCGTGGCACTCGCCTTCGCGGTCGCCGCCTCCGCCAATCTGCCGACCATCCTCTACAGCCTGTTCTGGAAACGCTTCACCACCCAGGGCGCGCTGTGGTCCATCTACGGCGGACTGATCTCCTCGGTCTTCCTGGTGCTCTTCTCGCCCGTCGTCTCGGGCAAGGAGACCTCGATGTTCCCGGACGTGGACTTCCACTGGTTCCCGCTGGAGAACCCCGGACTGATCTCCATCCCGCTGGGCTTCCTGCTCGGCTGGCTGGGCACCGTCGTCTCCAAGGAGCAGCCCGACAAGGAGAAGTACGCCGAGTTGGAGGTGCGCTCGCTCACCGGGCACGGAGCCCACTGA